A genome region from Armatimonadota bacterium includes the following:
- the gcvP gene encoding aminomethyl-transferring glycine dehydrogenase: protein MTTVSADPIAPSTQSDSREFERRHIGPRPADVQQMLQALNLESLDDLIAAAIPQDILHATVPYMPAVGNGMSEAESLEELRDLARQNSVWTSCIGAGYSGTITPPVIQRCLIEDPRWYTPYTPYQAEVAQGRLEALLNFQQMVMDLTALPVANASLLDESTAAAEAMAMCHAVSRNKDAPFLADIGCHPQTLAVLQTRADALGLELLVRKFSDRLDEPACGILLQYPATDGAIYDYRALIADAHEHGAAVAMACDLLALTLITPPGELGADIAIGSAQRFGVPLGYGGPHAAFMAAADALKRHLPGRLVGVSRDTEDRPALRLALQTREQHIRREKATSNICTAQALLANVASMYAVWHGPEGLRTIAERTRGLAVSLVAALRGAGMAVTSEPFFDTVRVDMAHEEADQAVFRAHAMRINVRRLGPTALAVALDETSDGELVETLINVFTGCPVEALPAASLPLPEWAVRTSPFLTHPIFSSIRSESEMMRYLNRLANRDISLADSMIPLGSCTMKLNAAAEMLPITWPEFGAVHPFAAEDQARGYARLIKRLETMLCEITGFEACSLQPNAGSQGEYAGLLVIRRYHTERGQGNRDLCLIPASAHGTNPASAAMAGLRIVVVKTDADGNVDMADLRARAEEHREDLAALMITYPSTHGVFETGIREICSIVHACGGQVYMDGANMNAQVGVCRPGEIGPDVCHLNLHKTFCIPHGGGGPGMGPICVAAHLAAYLPSHPMAEVGGDKAIGAVSAAPWGSPGILPISYAYIRMMGAEGLRTATATAILNANYMAARLQPHYPVLYRGHRGLVAHECILDVRPLQDRSGVDATDVAKRLMDYGFHAPTVSFPVAGTLMIEPTESESKEEIDRYCNALIAIRSEIEEIANGTADRDDNLLKNAPHTMTQAAADNWTHPYSRERAVFPTDWTRRHKYWPPVSRVDGAYGDRNFVCACPPIEEYE from the coding sequence ATGACGACCGTGAGCGCCGACCCGATCGCACCATCCACCCAGTCCGATTCCCGCGAGTTTGAACGGCGACATATTGGCCCACGGCCCGCGGACGTGCAGCAGATGCTGCAGGCGCTCAACCTCGAATCGCTCGACGATCTGATCGCCGCGGCCATTCCACAGGATATTCTCCACGCCACGGTCCCGTACATGCCTGCAGTGGGAAACGGCATGTCGGAAGCCGAGAGCCTTGAGGAACTGCGCGATCTCGCCCGTCAAAACTCGGTGTGGACCAGTTGTATTGGCGCTGGATACAGTGGGACCATCACGCCGCCGGTTATCCAGCGGTGCCTCATCGAAGACCCACGCTGGTATACGCCATACACGCCCTATCAGGCGGAGGTTGCGCAAGGACGCCTGGAAGCCCTCCTCAACTTTCAGCAGATGGTGATGGATCTAACGGCCCTTCCGGTCGCCAACGCATCGCTGCTGGATGAATCGACAGCAGCCGCCGAAGCGATGGCGATGTGTCACGCGGTTTCGCGCAACAAAGATGCCCCGTTTCTCGCCGATATCGGGTGCCATCCCCAAACGTTGGCGGTTTTGCAGACCCGAGCCGATGCGCTCGGCCTGGAGCTGCTGGTTCGCAAGTTTAGCGATCGTCTGGACGAGCCGGCTTGCGGCATTTTGCTGCAATATCCTGCAACCGACGGAGCAATATACGACTATCGGGCGTTGATCGCCGATGCACACGAGCATGGCGCTGCGGTCGCCATGGCCTGTGACCTCCTGGCGCTCACCCTGATCACGCCGCCAGGTGAGCTTGGAGCCGACATAGCGATCGGCAGTGCCCAACGCTTCGGTGTGCCGCTGGGCTACGGTGGGCCACACGCCGCCTTCATGGCAGCAGCCGACGCGCTGAAGCGCCACCTTCCGGGACGCCTCGTGGGCGTCTCGCGTGATACCGAAGACCGGCCGGCTTTACGCCTGGCGCTCCAGACGCGTGAACAGCATATCCGGCGGGAAAAGGCCACCAGCAACATCTGCACGGCACAGGCGCTGCTCGCCAACGTGGCATCGATGTACGCCGTCTGGCACGGACCTGAAGGACTTAGAACCATCGCCGAACGCACTCGCGGTCTCGCGGTGAGCCTGGTTGCGGCGCTGCGAGGCGCCGGCATGGCGGTAACGAGCGAGCCCTTCTTTGACACGGTTCGCGTCGATATGGCGCACGAGGAGGCTGATCAGGCAGTGTTCCGGGCACACGCCATGCGCATCAATGTGCGCCGCCTTGGCCCAACCGCACTTGCCGTGGCGCTTGACGAGACCTCCGATGGCGAGCTGGTGGAGACTCTGATAAACGTGTTCACGGGCTGCCCGGTAGAAGCTTTGCCGGCAGCCTCACTTCCACTGCCGGAGTGGGCAGTCCGCACCTCGCCATTCCTCACACATCCCATCTTCAGCAGCATCCGGTCGGAGTCGGAGATGATGCGGTATCTCAACAGGTTGGCAAATCGCGACATCTCGCTGGCCGACTCGATGATTCCGCTCGGCTCGTGCACCATGAAGCTGAATGCAGCCGCTGAAATGCTGCCGATCACCTGGCCGGAGTTTGGCGCTGTTCACCCCTTCGCGGCAGAGGACCAGGCGCGAGGTTACGCCCGGCTGATCAAGAGGCTGGAGACGATGCTGTGCGAGATCACGGGCTTTGAGGCCTGCTCGCTCCAGCCGAACGCGGGTTCTCAGGGTGAATACGCCGGCCTGCTGGTCATCCGGAGATACCACACGGAACGTGGACAGGGTAACCGCGATCTCTGCCTGATTCCTGCCTCCGCGCATGGCACCAATCCGGCTTCCGCCGCCATGGCCGGCCTCCGGATCGTGGTGGTGAAAACCGATGCGGACGGAAACGTGGATATGGCGGATCTGAGAGCCAGGGCGGAAGAGCATCGAGAAGACCTGGCGGCGCTGATGATCACCTATCCATCTACCCACGGTGTGTTTGAGACCGGCATTCGCGAAATCTGCAGCATCGTGCACGCGTGCGGCGGGCAGGTCTACATGGATGGCGCAAACATGAATGCGCAGGTCGGTGTCTGCCGTCCGGGTGAGATTGGGCCGGATGTGTGTCACCTCAATCTGCACAAAACCTTCTGCATTCCCCATGGCGGCGGCGGACCCGGTATGGGACCCATCTGCGTGGCCGCCCACCTCGCGGCGTACCTGCCTTCACACCCCATGGCGGAAGTTGGCGGTGATAAGGCGATCGGCGCGGTCTCGGCCGCGCCCTGGGGAAGCCCCGGCATCCTGCCGATCTCTTACGCCTACATCCGCATGATGGGCGCCGAAGGTCTACGGACGGCCACGGCCACAGCCATTCTCAATGCCAACTACATGGCTGCCCGGCTGCAGCCGCACTACCCGGTGCTCTACCGCGGTCACCGCGGATTGGTGGCGCACGAGTGCATTCTGGACGTTCGTCCACTCCAGGATCGCTCCGGTGTGGACGCCACCGACGTCGCGAAGCGGCTTATGGATTACGGGTTCCACGCGCCAACAGTCTCGTTTCCGGTGGCAGGCACCCTCATGATCGAGCCGACGGAAAGCGAGTCGAAAGAAGAGATCGATCGATACTGTAATGCGTTGATTGCGATTCGGAGTGAAATCGAGGAGATCGCCAACGGAACGGCCGATCGAGACGACAACCTGTTGAAAAACGCGCCGCACACCATGACGCAGGCCGCGGCGGACAACTGGACGCATCCGTATTCGCGCGAACGCGCCGTTTTCCCCACAGACTGGACCCGGCGGCACAAATACTGGCCGCCCGTTAGCCGGGTCGACGGGGCGTATGGCGACCGTAATTTCGTTTGCGCTTGCCCGCCGATTGAAGAGTACGAGTAG